A window of Benincasa hispida cultivar B227 chromosome 9, ASM972705v1, whole genome shotgun sequence genomic DNA:
AACTCACAACTCCCACATGAAACCTTAGGATCATTGGCCGACAAATATGGACCAATATTCCGCATCCGAATCGGCGCCCAACCAACTCTCATTATTAGCAGTTCAGAATTAGCTAAACAATGTCACACCACTCTTGATTCAATTGTCTCCTCTCGCCCCAAAAATGTTGGAGGAAAGCTGTTGGGCTACAACTATGCAGCGTTTGGCACCCGGGCTTACGATTCCTTTTATCGTAGTATGCGTAAAATCGTAGTCTCCGAAGTGCTTTCGAATCGCTGTTTGGAGTTACAGAGAGATGTTAAAGTTTGTGAGGTGACGAAATCGTTGAAGGAGGTTTATAGTCAGTGGATAAAGAGAGAGGAAGGGTCAGACTATGTATTGGTTGATGTGGAAGAGTTTATTGGGAATATTAATTTGAAAGTGGTTTTGATGATGGTTTGTGGGAAGCGGTTTCTTGGTGGTTGTGGTGAGGATGAGGAGATGAAACGGTGTCGTAAAGTGATGAGAGATATTTTGGATTTGATGGGGAAGTTTGTGGTGGGAGATTCTATTCCTTTCTTGAGATGGTTGGATGTGGGTGGATATGAGAAAGCTATGAAGATTACTTCAAAAAAATTCGATTCCCTTTTGGAGGAATGGCTGGAAGATCACCGTCGGAGGAGAAACTCCGGCCCCGTCGACGGTGAACATGAGGACTTCATGGGTCTAATGCTTTCTAATCTCAAAGGGATGGATCTTGCTGGGTATGATGCCGATACAGTCAACAAAGCTACTTGTATGGTAATCTACAATTCTCACTTttctatttcatatttaaaagtATTCAGATACATGTTACACTTATCTTTGTTCTATCTTATCAAATTTTCgaattataataatctattatgttTCAATATCATTTCTATAACAAAGCTGATTTGAAAAAGTTAACCAAAACTTTCACAACAGAGCATTATCACTGGGGGAATTGATACTGTAACGGTAACTCTGGCATGGGCCATCTCATTACTGCTCAACAATAGGGAGGTACTAAGAAGGGCACAAGAGGAGCTAGACATCCATGTAGGAAACAAGAGGCTAGTGGATGAATCAGACATAAGCAAGCTAGTGTATCTCCAAGCTGTGGTGAATGAGACATTAAGGTTGTACCCACCCGGACCGTTGTCGGGTGTACGAGTGTTCAGTCAGGACTGCACAGTCGGAGGCTACGACGTCGTGGCTGGCACGCACCTCATTACAAACCTTTGGAAGATACAGACGAACCCTCAGGTGTGGGCAGAGCCTTTGGAGTTTAAGCCTGAGAGGTTTCTAAGTAGAAACAAACAGCTGGATGTGAAAGGGCAAAGCTTTGAATTTGTCCCATTTGGTTGTGGAAGAAGAGCTTGCCCTGGAATGAACCTTGGGATTCAGATGACACAATTGATGTTAGCAAGTCTAGTTCATTCGTTGGAACTTAGAACTTGTTGTGATGAACCAGTGGACATGGCTGCTGGGTTTGGTCTCACAATGTATAGAGCCAACCCCCTTCAAGTTCTTGTCAAGCCGCGTCTCCTTGCTAGTGCTTATGCATGAAGCGACTTGACTGTAATGTGATGAGTGGAAGCCCAAAATATTAAGCTATTttttggaaaggaaaaaaagaagtcGTATTTATAGAACCTATTAAATAGTTAACaaacaaatttgggttgttctAGGTAAGAATTGTTTTGCTATATTATTTGTAGAAAAGATAAAAGTGGCGGCTAGATTTGCAATATTATACTAAATTTGGAGTTGCTTTTAGCACAATCGGGAATGAAAATATTGCAAAATATCAACGAAATATTGTCTATATATTGCTAAAATTGAGAAATCGATAAAGAATTCAAGGAGTAATATCGTTTTTATCATAAATCGTTGAAAAATCCCGATATTATCGATATTTTGATAATATCGACGATATATCGGCAATATCTTGTTTTTAATAAACTGAAGCCATcttatttaatatgattaagtAGACCATTTATTGTCACAAGCCGGCTTCGCAACTTGGTTAATAGTGACTTCGTTTAATTTATGGTTTCTTTTACTATTAATCCTATTTCTTATTGTATTAATGCATAGGACTAATTgcataaatgaaatttaatcccaaaataatataatatgtaatacaaggataaaataattgtatatatagaacaaaaaatggtaaaagactaaaaagtcCATGCCTTGCCTCCATTTTGCTcgcttcttcttcattttctaaaattgaaacctatcactgatagttgatagtagttatcaatgatagcaactgatagctACTATGTAATACCctgtattttttttagtattaattaattttagtaagtttattattggagggcattttttaaattttggatttcaagtgtaagtgcgagAATTTATTTTTGACCTTGGAAATTATTCAACTTGGAAATTAATAACAgtaataaatttcttttcaGTAAGGAAAGGTAGTTAATAAGATAAAGtagaataaggaaaagaataaaataaaaggtttatttaattccttataatttttttttattattattattttatatgaaacaactcttcgtcttcttcttccttgtgCCACCTGAGACCTAGTCTCTCCCTTGTTTTCGTTTCTCCAGCCGTCGACGACGCAACTCGTGACCATGCCGCCTCCAGCCATCAACGCTCCACTCGACGTCAGTCCGAGTCGTCTTCGCCGCCGCCGACCCAGCCCGCTCCCGCTGCGTCATTGCAGAGCTCATCCCCGCCCTCTGGATCGGCGCATCCCTCTGGATCCACGCATTCGCCGCCCCTCTGCCGGAAACCCAGCCTCGTTCACCGCTTCAGCCGTCGCTTCACGTTTTGTCCAGCTGCAAACTCGCGCGACCGGAAACCAAACTTCGTTGGCCGCTCATCCAGCCCACTGCCCGAGCCCAGCCGCCGATCTCCGCTGGTCACTGGCTTCCTTCACTGTCGTTCGTCGGATTTCGATGAACGTTGATAAGTTTTGGGTAAGATCGATTGAGTTTGAAGGTTTTGGGTTGCCCATTAAATTGTGGATATTCCTTTTTGTTGATACCTATTGTATTTGGGATTTAGATCCATGATTGGAGTACTTCAGAGTGCGCAACGTGTTGACCAACGGATTCGAGTTCGTTCGGCAAGTAGTTTGGTAAGCGTTGTGATACTTGTTGTTAGTTGTTGGGACCCATTGATTATTGGACTAAAGAatggtttaattttaagtaTTCTTGAAGGTTCCAAGTCGTCATCCATTGAGTTTTAAAATCTGCTAAGAGGAGATTTTAGAGTCGAAACCTTGCAAGTATTTGTTGATCAAGTTTCATTTGGGGAAGTTAATTGGTGACCATTggattaaatttgtatgtttGGGTCCTGTTTCCAAGACtgaaatttagtattatgtCTGTATTAGGGGACTCAATTAATGACTTATTTGGTTGGAGATCATTAGCTtggattaatatttgaatttgacttcgaggtaagtaatcttactactggaactgcccacgggccaatCACTAAATGTATGATAGCATGATGAACTGATAGTATATGTTACAGTAAAATGACAGCATGATTAACTGATAGTTTAGTATAACTGCTGTACGTTTTTGCTTGAGGCTATGAAAGATGTATTTATCCACATggatacttgaatgctagcatgagatgatatttgattccatgaggttGTATGTGATCTGTGAATATTGAGACATGTGTGTTTGTTGTAGAGTCATGATGTTGAAgcatatatgtatgtcatagagtTATTGTGATAATCATGGTGTCGAGCCTATGCTAGtgattttactgattagttagaatgcCCACTAAGTTTTCACaagtttgtgttttcttttggatccaccagtttgtgtttccttcaggattcaccagaggtaatGGGTATATTTAGCTATAGTAGAATAGAACTCAGTTTTTTTTCacgtatgtatgtgtcccattaggactaggacagtttatatgtttcactagaggtagacatctagaggacatagatgcctaacctgaccacagtagtagggttacttactgagtattttatactcatttcttttcatgttgttatttcaggtaaaggtagagatgtgCTGGTGATGGACGAGTGGAATTTGTGATCGAGCCATTGagactagttttatgcttccgctcatgagatttagattttttttcatgtttttcttaactttcagttttgatgtttaaaacttactattaagaatcgttttcagacttatttattataatttatgatttatgggtaccctactattgtttttaatatttgaatttaatgaaagtcttttgaacttaccttatttaattagcatttatttcaccatgacagagtgtcgttttaagtccCATGCAttcatgtatttagtaacgacctaacttaagtcctagtgggtcgggtcattacagttggtatcagagtacaTGTTTTGGGTTTTGTAGACCGACTTACTACGTAAGTCTAGATAGTCCTTGTGGCCCAATAACGGATccctcgtcatcgccaggtatgtcATACTAATGAAAGTTTCAATGCATATATGGGATTAGTGATGTAGTGTTTTAAATAACATGATTTCTAAGAAAGACCCAGAGATAGATAGTTAATTTATGAGTTCATGACAGGACATGGCACCTAAACCTAGAACAAGAAAGACTGTTAGAGAAGGAGTTCAAGAAGAGGGGGCTGAGAGTAGCCAGACTGTCCCGACAGCTCCAAACCCGCCTATGACCCAAGTTGatgagaaggcaatggaagccaAAATTAGTGAAGCTATTGCATCCTCCCTAATGGGAAAGCTTCAGGAGCTGATCTATAGCACGATGGCAGGACAGACTGTCCAGACCCAAGCTCAGGAGGAACCAGTGCCACCCGAGCAGTTATAGTAGATCCAGCCGCAGAAT
This region includes:
- the LOC120086982 gene encoding cytochrome P450 CYP82D47-like; translation: MELPVETISFVAVLFLLLLSSFFLFKRATAHKRKEPPEVTGGWPIIGHLQLLKANNSQLPHETLGSLADKYGPIFRIRIGAQPTLIISSSELAKQCHTTLDSIVSSRPKNVGGKLLGYNYAAFGTRAYDSFYRSMRKIVVSEVLSNRCLELQRDVKVCEVTKSLKEVYSQWIKREEGSDYVLVDVEEFIGNINLKVVLMMVCGKRFLGGCGEDEEMKRCRKVMRDILDLMGKFVVGDSIPFLRWLDVGGYEKAMKITSKKFDSLLEEWLEDHRRRRNSGPVDGEHEDFMGLMLSNLKGMDLAGYDADTVNKATCMSIITGGIDTVTVTLAWAISLLLNNREVLRRAQEELDIHVGNKRLVDESDISKLVYLQAVVNETLRLYPPGPLSGVRVFSQDCTVGGYDVVAGTHLITNLWKIQTNPQVWAEPLEFKPERFLSRNKQLDVKGQSFEFVPFGCGRRACPGMNLGIQMTQLMLASLVHSLELRTCCDEPVDMAAGFGLTMYRANPLQVLVKPRLLASAYA